One window from the genome of Spirochaetaceae bacterium encodes:
- a CDS encoding trypsin-like peptidase domain-containing protein: MARRRPLPSGDPVRSRLFLVLVGMVLLAGGCATTRGPALPPAASTAYFKADIERQLAAGEPLRALQNIWSLETQEPARVPADDLRGLRRSAIRALRDDLEVARREQRYLDAVALAQSLAAVGGDTPSAHRASLTEFYHGEVQRLIGAGRQVSALITGLRAARERLLPADYLPVLRDLAVEARSRYALAVLADAAAAGVRELPVPELPPPASYEEMLAGTVTVWVDRGVAIRRGVGYPDRVIGSGFFIDRDGHLLTNYHVISSEVDPAYEGYSRLYIRLSEQPDERVTARVVGYDPVFDLALLKAEVTPEYVFSAVSGAHPAPGDPITAIGTPGDISLAKTVTSGIVSAVGRRFLQVGDALQVDAPLNPGNSGGPLLNADRELVGVTFAGMEQFEGINFGIASEWIERVLPKLYEGGAVSHLWLGVSVHRRDAGLVVDYVLPGGPADLAGIDAGDVLVRFGDYAVEDIVGVQRHLLGFPAPALVEVDVRRGGRERRLLALLGPRPPLPLDEALQRDTWQDALVALFGLGVEHVGRTLFRDEYRVTAIVPGSVADDSRISVEDPVWLEEFALDEESRTAYLRLVVRGRLTGFLQASVLLAAPLEQANLL, encoded by the coding sequence GTGGCAAGACGCCGGCCGCTTCCGAGCGGCGATCCCGTAAGGTCGCGTCTCTTCCTGGTACTGGTGGGCATGGTACTGCTGGCCGGCGGTTGCGCTACGACGCGCGGGCCGGCCCTCCCTCCGGCGGCCTCCACGGCATACTTCAAGGCGGACATCGAGCGCCAGTTGGCGGCCGGAGAGCCGTTGCGCGCCCTGCAGAACATCTGGTCCCTGGAGACTCAGGAGCCGGCCCGGGTCCCGGCGGACGACCTGAGGGGATTGCGCCGCAGTGCGATCCGTGCGCTGCGCGACGACCTGGAGGTGGCGCGGCGCGAGCAGCGCTACCTGGATGCGGTGGCGCTGGCACAGTCGCTGGCCGCGGTCGGCGGGGACACGCCCTCCGCGCACCGAGCTTCGCTGACCGAGTTCTACCACGGCGAGGTGCAGCGCCTGATCGGCGCCGGGCGGCAGGTCAGCGCGCTGATAACCGGCCTGCGCGCGGCGCGTGAGCGGCTGCTGCCCGCTGACTATCTACCGGTGTTGCGCGATCTGGCGGTGGAGGCACGCAGCCGGTACGCGCTGGCGGTGCTGGCGGACGCGGCCGCGGCCGGCGTCCGCGAGCTGCCGGTGCCGGAGCTGCCGCCGCCGGCGTCCTACGAGGAGATGCTCGCCGGCACCGTCACCGTGTGGGTAGACCGCGGGGTTGCCATTCGCCGCGGCGTCGGCTATCCGGACCGGGTGATCGGAAGCGGTTTCTTCATCGATCGCGACGGGCACCTGCTGACCAACTACCACGTGATCAGCAGCGAAGTGGACCCGGCGTACGAGGGCTATTCGCGCCTCTACATCCGGCTTTCGGAGCAGCCCGACGAGCGGGTGACCGCGCGCGTAGTCGGGTACGACCCGGTGTTCGACCTCGCCCTCCTGAAGGCGGAGGTGACCCCGGAGTACGTGTTCAGCGCCGTTTCCGGCGCGCACCCGGCGCCCGGCGACCCGATCACGGCGATCGGCACCCCCGGAGACATCTCCCTGGCCAAGACGGTAACCTCCGGCATCGTGTCCGCCGTCGGGCGGCGGTTCCTGCAGGTCGGCGACGCGCTGCAGGTCGATGCGCCGCTCAACCCCGGCAACAGCGGCGGTCCGCTGCTGAACGCGGACCGCGAGCTTGTCGGCGTCACCTTCGCCGGCATGGAGCAGTTCGAGGGCATCAACTTCGGCATCGCCTCGGAGTGGATCGAGCGCGTGCTGCCCAAGCTGTACGAGGGTGGGGCGGTGTCGCACCTGTGGCTGGGCGTCAGCGTGCATCGCCGCGACGCGGGGCTGGTGGTGGACTACGTGCTGCCCGGCGGGCCCGCGGACTTGGCCGGAATCGACGCCGGCGACGTGCTGGTACGATTCGGCGACTACGCCGTGGAAGACATCGTCGGGGTGCAGCGCCACCTGCTCGGGTTCCCGGCACCCGCGCTGGTCGAGGTAGACGTGCGCCGCGGCGGCCGCGAGCGGCGTCTGCTGGCGCTCCTGGGACCGCGCCCGCCTTTGCCGCTGGATGAGGCGTTGCAGCGCGACACGTGGCAGGACGCGCTGGTGGCGCTGTTCGGTCTCGGTGTAGAGCACGTGGGCCGCACGCTGTTCCGGGACGAATACCGGGTGACGGCGATCGTGCCCGGATCGGTTGCCGACGACTCACGCATCTCGGTGGAAGACCCGGTGTGGCTGGAGGAGTTCGCGCTGGACGAGGAGTCCCGGACCGCCTACCTGCGCCTGGTGGTGCGCGGGCGGCTCACCGGGTTTCTGCAGGCATCCGTGCTGCTGGCGGCGCCGCTGGAGCAGGCCAATCTGCTGTAG
- a CDS encoding M23 family metallopeptidase produces the protein MATLPAVDSAAQVHQIARGETLYSIAKKYGVSVSLLQSSNGITDPTRLRSGQKLTIPRAHVMRKGDTIYSVGRKYGVNPALILAANEIIDPTTVRIGQVLVVPEAGTSSEPQTRTPEASRRRPPVAAGPAAPVRTGGGDNRLWPTDGQRTRINGKLTGLKIAGTVGAAVRSVSSGTVRWASPSRGFGQVVLVENPLGYIFGYLGSAETYVAVGDQVEIGTEIGRLGLNPHDQKPNLYFLVFKDGIPADPWQAPRV, from the coding sequence GTGGCCACGCTGCCCGCGGTCGACTCGGCGGCTCAGGTTCATCAAATCGCCCGCGGTGAGACCCTCTACAGCATCGCCAAGAAGTATGGCGTGTCCGTCTCCCTGCTGCAGAGCAGCAACGGGATTACCGACCCCACCCGGCTGCGCAGCGGGCAGAAGCTGACCATTCCGCGCGCGCACGTGATGCGCAAGGGCGACACCATCTACTCCGTCGGGCGCAAGTATGGCGTGAACCCCGCGCTCATCCTGGCGGCGAACGAGATCATCGATCCCACCACGGTGCGCATCGGCCAGGTGCTGGTGGTGCCGGAAGCGGGCACGAGCTCCGAGCCGCAGACCCGCACCCCGGAGGCGTCGCGGCGGCGGCCCCCGGTCGCCGCCGGGCCGGCCGCCCCCGTGCGCACCGGCGGCGGCGACAACCGGCTCTGGCCGACCGACGGGCAACGTACCCGGATCAACGGCAAGCTGACCGGCCTGAAGATCGCCGGGACGGTGGGCGCGGCGGTACGCTCGGTCTCCTCGGGCACGGTGCGCTGGGCCAGTCCGAGCCGCGGCTTCGGGCAGGTGGTCCTGGTGGAGAATCCGCTCGGTTACATCTTCGGCTACCTGGGCAGCGCCGAGACCTACGTTGCGGTCGGCGACCAGGTGGAGATCGGCACCGAGATCGGGCGCCTGGGCCTGAACCCGCACGACCAGAAGCCGAATCTCTACTTCCTGGTGTTCAAGGACGGCATTCCGGCCGACCCTTGGCAGGCGCCGCGGGTATAG
- a CDS encoding 3-dehydroquinate synthase, translating to MATTSNYRFSVSDPETVVRFEPRLPAQFGRAANRVVVFDANTARLFGTAVSDPVLLEDRDGAKHWASVERVLLAAHERGMDRGGEIIGIGGGAVCDVAAFAASIYLRGVRLTLVPTTVTAMVDAALGGKTGINLGSGKNLVGTFYPAHRLIVVPYVVSHLSTSDYLDGLAEVIKTAMLGDGRLFGMLECRRDEVLARRPALVEEYVRRCLAVKARFVAHDLREELGTAVRPDGTSRAFLNLGHTFAHALESASGFAWSHGAAVAWGLGRAMRLGRLLGIVDPGYAQRVIRLLRAYGYRLCAVEVSGDRILSAMWADKKRSGDELRFVVQRGLEQTEMRAVPAAAVREALRDES from the coding sequence ATGGCGACCACGAGCAACTACCGATTCTCCGTATCCGACCCGGAAACCGTGGTACGGTTCGAGCCTCGGCTGCCGGCACAGTTCGGCCGCGCCGCCAACCGCGTGGTCGTGTTCGACGCCAACACGGCGCGGCTGTTCGGCACCGCGGTTTCCGATCCGGTGCTGCTCGAAGACCGTGACGGCGCCAAGCACTGGGCATCCGTGGAGCGCGTGCTGCTGGCCGCGCACGAACGCGGCATGGACCGCGGCGGCGAGATCATCGGCATCGGCGGCGGCGCGGTGTGCGACGTGGCCGCGTTCGCCGCTTCCATCTATCTGCGCGGCGTCCGGCTGACGCTGGTACCCACCACGGTGACCGCGATGGTGGACGCCGCGCTCGGCGGCAAGACCGGCATCAATCTTGGCTCCGGGAAAAATCTGGTCGGCACGTTCTATCCGGCGCACCGCCTGATCGTGGTACCGTACGTGGTCTCGCACCTGTCCACCAGCGACTACCTCGACGGGCTGGCCGAAGTGATCAAGACGGCCATGCTCGGCGACGGCCGACTGTTCGGGATGCTGGAGTGCCGCCGTGACGAGGTGCTGGCGCGCCGCCCGGCTCTGGTGGAGGAATACGTGCGCCGCTGCCTGGCGGTGAAGGCTCGCTTCGTGGCACACGACCTGCGCGAGGAACTCGGCACCGCGGTGCGCCCGGACGGCACCTCGCGGGCGTTCCTCAACCTGGGCCATACGTTTGCGCATGCGCTCGAGTCGGCGTCCGGTTTTGCCTGGAGCCACGGCGCCGCGGTGGCGTGGGGCCTCGGTCGCGCCATGCGTCTCGGCCGCCTGCTCGGTATCGTCGACCCCGGCTACGCGCAGCGGGTCATCCGGCTGCTGCGCGCGTACGGCTACCGTCTGTGCGCCGTCGAGGTCAGCGGCGACCGGATCCTGTCCGCGATGTGGGCGGACAAGAAACGCAGCGGCGACGAGTTGCGCTTTGTGGTGCAGCGCGGCCTCGAGCAGACCGAGATGCGCGCCGTACCCGCCGCAGCGGTGCGCGAAGCGCTGCGCGACGAGAGCTGA
- the lepA gene encoding translation elongation factor 4 produces MNQATRNFCIIAHIDHGKSTLADRFIQRAHMVSEREFHDQMLDSMPIERERGITIKSQAVSIPYRVNGTEYRLNLVDTPGHVDFTYEVSRAICSCEGALLLIDATQGVEAQTLSNFYLALEQDLEIIPVINKTDLPGIDYDWLDEQIDRDLGLDPEHAIRVSAKHGTGMDDLLKAIVDQVPAPSGSAADPLRGLIFDSAYDPYRGVVIHLRVFEGTVAPGMPIRFWSTGGTHVVEETGTFGVGTTQRTAELKAGDVGYLVAGVKRIADARVGDTVTRADLPCERPLEGFRDVKPVVFASVYPVDADDYGEFSAALDRLALNDAALTYEKDSSAALGFGFRCGFLGMLHLEIVQERLEREFDLAVIVTVPTVRYRVVLTDGTECFIDNPLEYPDPGHVEYSEEPFIRASIITPTTYVGAVIKLCLDRRGVQNTMNYLDERRVELTYDMPLAEVVYEFYDTLKSISRGYASFDYELTEYRASHLVRLDILLNGRPVDALAQLVFSDNARARASEICRRLKDEIPRHQFKVPIQGAVGSQIIARETVSAVRKDVTAKCYGGDITRKRKLLERQKEGKKRMKQIGDVQLPKSAFLAVLKPPAD; encoded by the coding sequence TTGAATCAGGCCACCCGCAACTTCTGCATCATCGCCCACATCGATCACGGCAAGTCCACGCTTGCGGACCGGTTCATTCAGCGCGCCCACATGGTGTCGGAGCGCGAGTTTCACGATCAGATGCTCGACTCGATGCCGATCGAGCGGGAGCGCGGCATCACCATCAAGTCACAGGCGGTCTCGATTCCGTACCGGGTGAACGGCACCGAGTATCGACTCAACCTGGTCGACACCCCGGGCCACGTCGACTTTACCTACGAGGTCTCGCGCGCGATCTGCTCGTGCGAGGGGGCGCTGCTGCTGATCGACGCCACGCAGGGGGTGGAAGCGCAGACGCTGTCCAACTTCTACCTGGCCCTGGAGCAGGACCTGGAGATCATCCCGGTGATCAACAAGACCGACCTGCCCGGCATCGACTACGACTGGCTCGACGAGCAGATCGACCGCGACCTCGGGCTGGATCCGGAGCACGCCATCCGCGTATCGGCCAAGCACGGCACCGGCATGGACGATCTGCTCAAGGCGATCGTCGACCAGGTGCCGGCGCCGAGCGGCAGCGCGGCCGACCCGCTGCGCGGACTCATATTCGACTCCGCCTACGATCCGTACCGCGGCGTGGTAATCCACCTGCGCGTGTTCGAGGGGACGGTCGCGCCCGGCATGCCGATCCGGTTCTGGTCAACCGGCGGAACGCACGTGGTGGAGGAGACCGGCACCTTCGGCGTCGGCACCACGCAGCGCACCGCGGAGCTGAAGGCCGGCGACGTGGGCTACCTGGTCGCCGGCGTGAAGCGCATTGCCGACGCCCGCGTCGGCGACACCGTGACGCGCGCCGACCTGCCGTGCGAACGTCCGCTGGAAGGATTTCGCGACGTAAAGCCGGTGGTGTTCGCCTCCGTCTATCCGGTCGATGCCGACGACTACGGCGAGTTCAGCGCGGCGCTTGACCGGCTCGCGCTCAACGACGCCGCCCTGACTTACGAGAAGGACAGCTCGGCGGCGCTCGGCTTCGGCTTCCGGTGCGGCTTTCTCGGCATGCTGCACCTGGAAATCGTGCAGGAGCGCCTGGAGCGCGAGTTCGACCTGGCGGTGATCGTGACCGTGCCCACGGTGCGCTACCGGGTGGTACTCACCGACGGTACCGAGTGCTTCATCGACAACCCGCTCGAATACCCCGATCCGGGCCACGTCGAGTACAGTGAAGAGCCGTTCATCCGCGCGAGCATCATCACCCCCACCACCTACGTGGGAGCGGTCATCAAGCTGTGCCTCGACCGGCGCGGCGTGCAGAACACCATGAACTACCTCGACGAACGGCGCGTCGAATTGACCTACGACATGCCGCTCGCGGAGGTGGTGTACGAATTCTACGACACCTTGAAGTCGATCAGCCGCGGCTATGCGTCGTTCGACTACGAGCTCACCGAGTACCGTGCCTCGCACCTGGTGCGGCTCGACATCCTGCTCAACGGGCGCCCGGTGGACGCGCTCGCGCAACTGGTATTCAGCGACAACGCCCGAGCGCGCGCCAGCGAGATCTGCCGGCGGCTCAAGGACGAAATCCCGCGCCACCAGTTCAAGGTGCCCATTCAGGGTGCGGTCGGCAGCCAGATCATTGCCCGGGAGACGGTGTCGGCGGTACGCAAGGATGTAACCGCGAAGTGCTACGGCGGTGACATTACCCGCAAGCGCAAGCTGCTTGAGCGCCAGAAGGAGGGCAAGAAGCGCATGAAGCAGATCGGCGACGTTCAGTTGCCCAAGTCCGCCTTCCTGGCGGTACTGAAGCCGCCGGCCGACTGA
- a CDS encoding peptidyl-prolyl cis-trans isomerase: MAKTRNRTSAKRPHAAIAAQRSNHPLLYVGSLIVLVIITVTFIGTPAIGRYGGAGAGTEFGTYDDIAIEHRRGNYFDSQILQISQQRRNSGFRQDTETEARAVVRQAFQRAAYRVAVLAETASAPLAVSEERIDGELIRSGPYVVGGVFSEERYNATPASQRKVNRRLVEEQLLERQYFADLTAVHTSSQAVAFFRDMAAVERRFRVAAFSYAELPPAELQRFGEANAAQFQRIKLSRILTDTADEAADVLRRLQDGSSTFEELARLFSIDDVASGGVLGWRYYYDLERDFDDREAVDAIFALASGEHTEVLTSRFGSVIYRADTAATAPDFADEEVLAAVQDYLQRYERGVIEDYYTTLAAEFRQSAQATGFTAAAEALGVTTLESDFFPINFQNLIAISRVRAGEGEEPAANESLQSAPFHEEFFERAFSLAPGAVSEPIVLGDRIVVLEMIEERPAEDATLERVESFYPYFVTGSLDRAVNAQVFSSDRLVDNFEQGYLNFLRALNTPTQGPPTQAAF; this comes from the coding sequence ATGGCCAAGACTCGAAATCGTACCTCAGCAAAGCGCCCGCATGCCGCCATCGCGGCGCAGCGTTCCAATCATCCGCTCCTGTACGTGGGCAGCCTCATCGTGCTGGTGATCATTACCGTCACGTTCATCGGGACGCCGGCGATCGGGCGCTACGGCGGCGCCGGTGCGGGAACCGAGTTCGGAACCTACGACGACATCGCCATTGAACACCGGCGCGGCAACTACTTCGACAGCCAGATCCTGCAGATCTCCCAGCAGCGCCGCAACAGCGGATTCCGGCAGGATACCGAGACCGAGGCGCGCGCCGTGGTGCGGCAGGCATTTCAGCGCGCGGCGTACCGGGTCGCGGTGCTGGCCGAGACCGCAAGCGCACCGCTGGCCGTTTCCGAGGAGCGCATCGACGGCGAGCTGATTCGTTCCGGCCCGTACGTGGTCGGCGGCGTGTTCAGCGAGGAGCGGTACAACGCCACTCCCGCCTCGCAGCGCAAGGTGAACCGCCGGCTGGTGGAGGAACAGCTCCTGGAGCGCCAGTATTTCGCCGACCTGACCGCGGTCCACACCAGTTCGCAGGCGGTCGCCTTCTTTCGCGACATGGCAGCGGTCGAACGGCGCTTCCGGGTCGCCGCGTTCAGCTATGCCGAGTTGCCGCCGGCGGAGCTGCAGCGGTTCGGCGAGGCCAACGCCGCGCAGTTTCAGCGCATCAAGCTGAGCCGGATCCTGACGGACACCGCGGACGAAGCGGCGGACGTGCTGCGCCGGCTGCAGGATGGCTCGTCCACCTTCGAGGAACTGGCGCGGCTGTTCTCGATTGACGACGTCGCATCCGGAGGGGTGCTGGGCTGGCGCTACTACTACGACCTGGAGCGGGACTTCGACGACCGCGAGGCAGTCGACGCGATCTTTGCGCTGGCGTCCGGCGAGCACACCGAGGTGCTGACCAGCCGTTTCGGAAGCGTGATCTACCGTGCCGACACCGCCGCGACGGCGCCCGACTTCGCCGACGAGGAGGTGCTCGCGGCGGTGCAGGACTACCTGCAACGATACGAGCGCGGCGTTATCGAGGACTACTACACCACGCTGGCGGCGGAGTTCCGGCAGAGCGCGCAGGCAACCGGATTCACCGCCGCCGCCGAGGCGCTCGGCGTGACCACGTTGGAGAGCGACTTCTTCCCGATCAACTTCCAGAACCTGATCGCGATCAGCCGCGTGCGCGCCGGCGAAGGCGAGGAGCCGGCGGCAAACGAGAGTCTGCAGTCGGCGCCGTTTCACGAGGAGTTCTTCGAACGCGCGTTCTCCCTGGCGCCGGGGGCAGTGTCGGAGCCGATCGTCCTCGGCGACCGCATCGTGGTGCTGGAGATGATCGAGGAGCGTCCGGCCGAGGACGCTACCCTCGAGCGCGTGGAGAGCTTCTACCCGTACTTCGTCACCGGGTCCCTGGACCGTGCCGTGAACGCCCAGGTATTCAGCTCCGACCGGCTGGTCGACAACTTCGAGCAGGGCTATCTGAACTTCCTGCGCGCCCTCAACACGCCGACGCAGGGGCCGCCCACCCAGGCGGCTTTCTAA
- a CDS encoding ATP-dependent RNA helicase produces MQPSGESISELAAALPVVRHRDRIVRHVAANPVIVVESPTGSGKTTQLPRILYDAGYADSGRIGVTQPRRIAAVSVTDFIRAQLAADAGAAAGAVAAYKMRFEDTTTRETRIKVMTDGVLLQELGHDRLLGEYSVMMVDEAHERSLNIDFVLGLLKGVLAQRPEFKVVVSSATINAEVFSEYFDSCPIVRLDTPAHPVRIHYRPFQPAGDPDQLMAAVERIVLEIDRSRRPGDILVFLSGERDIRACIATLAARRESRRWQLLPLYARLSRAEQDRVFAPFPGRRKIVVATNIAETSVTIPGIGYVIDSGLAKVNSFNTRTLTAALTEQPISHASCNQRRGRAGRTGPGSCYRLYSEASYQRRPLFETEEIHRTDLSEVVLRMAELGITEFEEFDFLSSPGRERIASAVALLGMLDALDADRALTEVGRTMVKFPLLPRHSRILVEAIHRYPEVLEEAIIAAAVLSVPAPFVMPEGRELEARHAHHAFRHPLGDLVACLDLYRQFRDNGDRDGFCARHYLEPRTMHEILNVKAQLEEIVSGLGVPVSGGGSTSHYLRAVGRGLIQFICVAAAPGRYRSPTAGNIFIHPGSGMYQQPARYIVAGEIMRTSRAYARSVSPLTREEVRAISPDLLADLIAVSQDGSKGARRAGRGRGGDRPGTGERPGRHTRSGGARDAARQLHLLGRVFEVTEQRSKRPLVTLPWQEAAPIARRAGRRSLAAYRAWRGRITLDGDEIMPGARLEALFEVLARIDPAHRVDAGWPRDTLRMPQDGALLLDRLRHLLAIGPRRAGSRKLGFIALQTDANGAFWLSLRRNLQNAVADSLAALETLADARQGELDDDQRAGVSAVYRRVANLL; encoded by the coding sequence ATGCAGCCGTCAGGAGAGTCGATCAGCGAGCTTGCAGCAGCGCTGCCGGTCGTCCGCCACCGCGACCGGATCGTGCGCCACGTCGCCGCCAACCCGGTCATCGTGGTGGAAAGCCCGACCGGCTCCGGAAAGACCACCCAGCTTCCCCGCATCCTGTACGATGCCGGCTACGCCGACAGCGGCCGCATCGGCGTAACGCAGCCGCGCCGCATCGCCGCGGTATCGGTCACCGACTTCATACGTGCGCAACTCGCTGCCGACGCCGGGGCCGCCGCCGGCGCGGTCGCCGCGTACAAGATGCGCTTCGAGGACACCACCACGCGCGAAACGCGCATCAAGGTGATGACCGACGGCGTGCTGCTGCAGGAGCTCGGGCACGACCGCCTGCTCGGCGAGTACTCGGTGATGATGGTCGACGAGGCGCACGAACGTTCGCTCAACATCGACTTCGTTCTCGGCCTGCTGAAGGGCGTGCTCGCACAGCGGCCCGAATTCAAGGTGGTGGTCTCGTCCGCCACCATCAACGCGGAGGTGTTCTCCGAGTACTTCGACTCCTGCCCGATCGTGCGCCTCGACACGCCGGCGCACCCGGTACGGATCCACTACCGCCCGTTTCAACCCGCCGGCGACCCCGACCAGCTCATGGCGGCCGTGGAACGGATCGTGCTTGAAATCGACCGCTCCCGCCGGCCGGGCGACATCCTGGTGTTCCTGTCGGGCGAACGCGACATCCGCGCCTGCATCGCGACGCTCGCCGCGCGCCGCGAGAGCCGGCGCTGGCAGCTCCTGCCGTTGTACGCCCGGCTGTCGCGCGCCGAGCAGGATCGGGTATTCGCGCCGTTTCCGGGCCGGCGCAAGATCGTGGTGGCCACCAACATCGCCGAGACCAGCGTCACCATCCCCGGCATCGGCTACGTGATCGACTCCGGTCTGGCCAAGGTGAACTCGTTCAACACCCGCACGCTCACCGCCGCGCTCACCGAGCAGCCGATTTCGCACGCGTCCTGCAACCAGCGCCGCGGGCGCGCCGGACGCACCGGTCCCGGCTCCTGCTATCGGCTCTACTCGGAGGCATCCTACCAGCGGCGGCCGCTGTTCGAGACCGAGGAGATCCATCGCACCGACCTGTCGGAGGTGGTGCTGCGGATGGCGGAGCTGGGCATCACCGAGTTCGAGGAGTTCGACTTTCTCTCCTCGCCGGGCCGCGAACGGATCGCCAGCGCGGTGGCGCTGCTCGGCATGCTCGACGCGCTCGACGCCGACCGCGCGCTGACCGAGGTGGGCCGCACCATGGTCAAGTTTCCGCTCCTGCCGCGCCACTCCCGCATCCTGGTGGAGGCGATCCACCGCTATCCGGAGGTGCTGGAGGAGGCGATTATCGCCGCCGCCGTCCTGTCGGTGCCCGCGCCGTTCGTGATGCCGGAGGGCCGCGAGCTGGAGGCGCGCCACGCGCACCACGCGTTTCGCCACCCGCTCGGCGACCTCGTAGCCTGCCTGGACCTGTACCGGCAGTTCCGCGACAACGGCGACCGCGACGGCTTCTGCGCGCGCCACTACCTGGAGCCGCGCACCATGCACGAGATCCTCAACGTCAAGGCGCAACTCGAGGAGATCGTCAGCGGGCTCGGCGTGCCGGTGAGCGGCGGCGGCTCGACCAGCCACTACCTGCGCGCCGTCGGACGCGGGCTGATTCAGTTCATCTGCGTTGCCGCCGCACCGGGCCGCTATCGCAGTCCGACCGCCGGCAACATCTTCATCCACCCCGGATCGGGCATGTACCAGCAGCCGGCGCGCTACATCGTGGCGGGCGAGATCATGCGCACGTCGCGCGCCTACGCGCGCTCGGTGTCGCCGCTGACCCGCGAGGAGGTGCGCGCCATCTCGCCCGACCTCCTGGCCGACCTGATCGCGGTGTCGCAGGACGGGTCGAAGGGCGCGCGCCGCGCCGGGCGTGGTCGCGGCGGCGACCGGCCGGGCACCGGGGAGCGCCCCGGCCGCCATACCCGTTCCGGCGGAGCGCGCGACGCGGCGCGGCAGCTGCATCTGCTCGGGCGGGTGTTCGAGGTCACCGAACAGCGCAGCAAGCGGCCGCTGGTTACCCTGCCGTGGCAGGAGGCGGCCCCCATCGCGCGCCGCGCCGGGCGCCGCTCGCTGGCGGCGTACCGCGCGTGGCGCGGCCGCATTACCCTGGACGGGGATGAGATCATGCCGGGGGCGCGCCTGGAGGCGCTGTTCGAGGTGCTCGCCAGGATCGATCCCGCGCACCGCGTCGACGCCGGCTGGCCGCGCGATACCCTGCGCATGCCGCAGGACGGCGCGCTCCTGCTCGACCGTCTCCGCCACCTGCTGGCAATCGGCCCGCGCCGCGCCGGATCCCGCAAGTTGGGCTTCATCGCGTTGCAGACCGATGCCAACGGCGCGTTCTGGCTCTCGCTGCGGCGCAATCTGCAGAACGCGGTGGCGGACAGCCTCGCTGCGCTGGAGACCCTGGCCGACGCTCGGCAGGGGGAGCTGGACGACGATCAGAGGGCCGGCGTGAGCGCGGTCTACCGGCGGGTGGCGAACCTGTTGTGA